The nucleotide window CATGCAATTCATGTACCTCGACAATAATTACTTTAACAGTAGCTTACCCAAACAAGTTTTCAGCATTATATCTCTGATTGAAGTCCAAGTTCAAAACAATTTTTTAACTGATATGCCATATGAAGCCGGTGACTTGAAAGCTCTTGGAACATTAGCTGTTTCTAATAATAAATTGTCGGGAAAAATTCCAAGCTGGCTAGGCAATTGTCTCAGCCTAGAGTATCTCTGGTTGGATGGGAACTTCTTTCAAGGATCAATTCCTCCAGCATTTAGTACTCTAAGAGGCCTTCAGATTCTGGATCTTTCACGCAACAACTTGTCTGGGGAGATTCCAAAATACCTGGAGAAGCTTGCTTTACAGAATCTAAATTTATCCTTCAACGATTTCGTGGGTGAATTGCCGAAACAAGGGGTCTTTGGAAATGCCAGTCGAGTTTCAGTGCTCGGAAATAGTAAGCTTTGTGGGGGTATTCATGAATTACAATATCCTCCATGCTCTAGCCAAGCTTCCAAGAAAAGGGGGATCTCTCTTGCTTCAAAAGTCAAATTCTCAGTAATTGGTGTTGTCCTGTGTCTTATTTCATTATCATGTTTCTTTACCATTCTTTATTGGGTAAGAAAGTCGAGAAAGAAGCCTTCTCCTTTGCCTTCTGCAGAGGATCCTTTAGTGCAAGTGTCTTATGCAGAGCTCTTTAAAGCAACAGATGGGTTCTCTTCTGCCAATTTGATCGGGGCCGGCAGTTTTGGTGCTGTATATAAAGGGATTCTAGATCGTGTTGGGACTATGGCAGCAGTGAAAGTCTTCAACCTTCAACAACAAGGAGCTCTGCGGAGCTTCATGGCCGAATGTGATGCCTTGagaaacattaggcatcggaatctTATTAAGATTTTAACTTGTTGCTCGAGCATTGATTTTAAGggcaatgattttaaagctcTAGTTTACGAGTACATGCCTAATGGAAGTCTAGAGAAGTGGTTGCACGGAGATGGTCATGACCAGCTGGGAAGGAAATTGAAGTTTACTCAAAGGCTAAACATAGCCATAGATGTGGCTTTTGCACTGGATTATCTACATAATGACTGCGAAACGTCAATCATTCATCGAGATTTAAAGCCGAGCAacattcttcttgatgatgacatgactGCTCATGTGGGCGATTTTGGGCTGGCTAGGTTCTTATCTGAGGTTGCTCAAACTAGCTCAGTTGGAATGAAGGGATCTATTGGATACATCGCTCCAGGTAACAATCTTATCTAtttcttcacacacacacacacacacacacacacacacacacacacacacacacacacacacacacacacacacacacacacacacctgaatCGAAGTTGAGTTgggttttggatcgagtcgagtatAACCGGattgagtttcgagtcgagttgggtaAAACTCTAGTTTTTAAGTATTTCTAAACCTAATGGAACTTCTCACTGTATAGGTATGGTATTTTTATAATGGGTCCCAGCTGTTGATCGGTTTAGGTTTTTATATGCTCCACATATGACTGTAGCCTGTTCTTTAGGTGGGCTCTAGCAAGTATGTTGCCTTGGCCTAATCGTTattcccacccttgatttttaccggGGCGCACTTGAGTTGCAAAATAGAGTTACTTTTTTTCTCCCAATCCTTCATCTAATCTAAATGAAAGGTCTATGTGACCTGGGTTACATATTGCATCACTGGGAATGAAGTTTGCTAAGCTACAAGCACTTATGGGAGCCTATTACACACCGTGCATGTGTAAAAGTTGTACATGAGTGCTATCTAATCCATGGGTTGGGCCCAGTAAAATACTTGACCTAGACCAGATTCCCGATTTGACCCGATCGAGCCTAAATCAAAACAAAGGTCCAATGACCTGATAGATCGCCAAACTCAATTTTATCTGGATCCACGTCCTAAAAATAATGACCTCAGATTTAAAGGACTCACATGCAACAAGACTCAAAACTCGACGGCATCAAAATCTAATTCATTTTAAAGATCTACATGTACCAAGCAGTAAGGTCCCTTGCACCCCACATGAATCACACCATAGTAAAGTATACatatttattttttgataaaATCTTTAGATAAGATATGTATTAcatatggatcacaccataatAAGGTAAAAAGAATTCTTTTCTGACAATGTGCTTTAGTTAAAAATGAGTTACATAAAAATCATAACAGTAAGTCATATGTTCACATGATGAGAGAAGTGTTGAGTTCTTTCATTTGAGTAGTACACTTTTGTTAAATGTAGAACATTTTTGCAAGAACTTATGAGTTCATAGCACACTATTGATGTTAGAATTTTGAATACTTAGACCAATTACTTGTTTAAATAGAATATTCCCTTTCTCGTCTATCTCCAAATTCAACCTTTGatattatttatatttaaatgGTCACTTACATTTCAATATGACTGACATGTATAAATTATAGAGTATGCGATGGGCAGTAAagcatctacacaaggagatgtttacagctatggaatccttctattggagatgatcaccggaaaggggccaactgatgatatgtttaaggacaatctaagccttcatcattttgctAAGTTGGCTTTGCCTGAACAagtaatggagattgttgatcCACAATTGCTCATGGAAGAAGCTGAAGTTATTCAACACAATGAAAATCATCTGGGTAGAAGAAATAGAATGCATGATTGCTTGCTTTCAATGGTCAAAATTGGTGTTTTGTGCTCTGCGGAATCTCCAAGAGAACGAATGTGGATGAAAGATGTTGTTgcagaaatgcatgcaatcaaGGACCTGTATCTAGTGTCGGGATTCACTGAGACAAACAAGTTAGGTTACAAATATTAGATGAATGTTCTTCTTACCTTAGTCATCACCCGAGCTTGACTTAGCGTCTGCCCAACTTTTCTTAGCCATACAACTTGCACTtgcccaagctctctctctctctctctctctctctctctctctctctctctctctctatatatatatatatatatatatatatatatatatagctttggcAGAAGAGTGTGTTTGTATTGGCGGTGATTGTATGAAAAggtgtatttctttttccttgtttTATCTTGTATTGGACAATGGGAGATTGATATTTCAATCTTAAGGAACTAGTTTAGTTGTTGGAGTACCAACTCCCAACTTGATATTAGTCTAATTAAGCATTCATCCAATGAGTCCCATTATGGATTTGGcaccaaataaaaaaaattgccacacacaccaaaaaaaaataaaaacttgattGATCCACTGATTACATTCAACTGATGTTCTTTTGCCTGATAAATGTGAATCCTTGCTCCGTTTTCAGATAAATAAAGGTGGTGTGCAAATGGATGCTACAAGGCAACTAACAATTTATCATATTCATGAAGAAAATATTAGttggttagatggttggattgCATGATCAAGACAAATATCAGTTATAATACCCAACTAATGGAGGACCGGAATGGCGTAATGGCCTTGATCTCATCTTGTATGCCATGTGTTGGTACCGGAGGCACCGGATGAGCTCCTTTCATTAATGGTTGGTGCCCATGTTTCATTCACACAGCTTGCAGTTCATGaacacattaaaaaataataagaagaagcaattatgtgaaaaaaaaaaggttatataGTATTGGAAAATGATTCCGATGTGCTCTGTTAGCAGACGtagtctttattattattattattattattattattattattatagtatAAACATGGCATTGAAGATTAAATTAAAGTGTAAAAATTGTGAACCATAATTCGAGCTGACCATGTACCGAAAATTATTTTGATTTGATTATATAGATGGTTGATTGTTGGACAATGAGTCCACCGAATGTTAGATGATCTAAATACCTGAAATCCGTCCACTAATCACAGCTTAGGATTGCTTAGACAAGATAGTTTTTGAACAATTACTGACCCATTTGCTGCAAAATTTCAATTTAGCTGGTTTTTCCTAccaatgagttcatctcatttagcAGTAACTATTTATAAGAGATTCAAATCTCTAATAATTACTTACCACCAACTAAAATGTGATGAAATCATCATATAGGATCAGGATCTCTAATGCCTAATTCCTGTTGACTAAAATATGACCTCATTTTAATTGCTTACCAAACAGAGCTGGTGTTTTACTAAAAGATAGGTGCCACCCTTTCAGAGCAAAATGATCTCTGCCTCTCAAGGCCACTGAGCTGGGGGGATCTTTgattgtggggccaaccatgatgtatgtgttttatatccacaccgtccatctgttttgccagcttattttatggAAATAAGCCTGATAATAAAGCAGATCCACTTCTCATGTGGAGCACGccacagaaacagtgttgattgatgcCCACAAttagaaactttttggggccacacaagttttagatcaagctgagatttatgttttcccttcatctaggttagTGAGACCTTaataacaggttggatgcaaataaacattgtgatgggccttaaaaagttttaaatggtgagtgttcaatcactactatttcttgtggtgtggtctatctccgcattggatctgcttcgtttttagtTCAtgctcttaaaatgagctggaaaaacgaatggacaatatggggtataaaacatatacatcacagttgcCTCCCCCTTCCTAGATCCACTGAATCTGTGTCCACAGGGAGAGAACATGGAACCTTACAGCCATGTCACGATGCTTTTCTGCAAAATAATATTGTGGGACCCAATATTCAATCAGAAGAACAAATGCCATAGAAGAACTGACAAAGGAACGGGTGATGAATAGTGCACCTTTGGGATTATGGCCCATCTACAACAGGACCCACTAATCGGATAGTCTGGATCAACAACACTTgcaggtgatccagaccattcatcatgttcaATTACTTTACGTGTGCATTTTACCAAAATCAGACTGGTCTATATAAAACTTGTTTATGATACGTGTGCAGTGACGGACTATTATCGCACGCTTAATCTTGAAGGAAGGTTAGCAAAATCAGGGCAGTTTCGTGAGAGGCATTGAGCGGCCCGGGTATTTCTATGCAACCACCAGGGCGAGGGCAAGACAAACTCATCTTccataaggggtcgtttggctcCATGGATATGGAGGCTttcaggggatttcaaatccccttatatgtttggcatcataaagtaaatggggatttcaaattccctcagagagggtttcaaatccaaggtgaattgttggattatatctaaaatccttctaagagttgtatgtgtaacatgtgtcactaaGCAATTAATCTATTGGCCACATGGCCCACtgaaatgatatcccaaaacaatcagattatcaattcCATCACTATAATTACTGTAATATGATGTTTTGGACTCATTCATGGCTCATGCTCTAGATTGGTGTGATCCTTGGTGTAATATTGAAATGTCAGCTCCACCTTTTGAGTATTGTAGATTCTGTCGCATGCAGAGGTGATTAAGAAATTCTTCGTACCTTCATATCTTGGTGAGGGTATTTTAAGAAGATGGGGGTAGATATGAGAGTGCAAATAGTCGATCCAACATGTTTTAACAGCTAATATTTATTAGAGAATTCCATCAATCAAACTTCAATTTCCCATGCTAATTGACCAACCCCATGAAAGTTTGATTTGAACCATTTTACCACCAAAGCAGGGAAAACATTTGAATGGCGTCAATTGTTCCACGGGCCATTCTCCATTCTCCGTAGACTTGACTTCTTTCCATATAGGATAAAGATGGGGTAACTAGATTGAGGTGGGGCCTGATATGTGCATTTGGATTCAGGCCATTACATGCGACTGCCATCTTTGCCCAAAGATCTATGAAGGAGTAGGGTACTCCTCGAATATGTGGTTGATTTAAACAGGCCATCAGTTTTCTTGTTTGGGCTTTTCAATCCGGTCTATTATGTGGTTGCATCAGTCTCACTGCAAAGATATTGATTTGGACATCCAAGTGTACAATTTGTGACCTAAataatttgtttttttaaaaaaaaaaaaacattggaaCAAAATAGTTGAATATTTTATTAGCAAGATGTAGATATTGATGTTGAATATGTGGAATGCTTAAGGCTAGCAATGGGCCAAGCCTGGGCTaggaaaaatcaatattttgaatatgTGTGAGCCAACCCAACCGCGGGCAGGCTTGCTCATTTTTGTCCATTGTC belongs to Magnolia sinica isolate HGM2019 chromosome 8, MsV1, whole genome shotgun sequence and includes:
- the LOC131253731 gene encoding probable LRR receptor-like serine/threonine-protein kinase At3g47570, giving the protein MAAHNHGLNPVAYSMHLLNLVEYPSLSYMNTLKNKCKDKQCPVSFSWKRICPITTTRSLMELPPMFVWAILSFLLVSSIHVPCLFGSAAHFSNETDRVALLKFKHLITDDPLHSLSSWNDTLHFCHWQGVTCGGRRHPQRVIALQLTDQNLVSPISPYIANLTFLRKIDLSENGFHGTIPEEMGRLFRLQYLMLTNNTFTGEIPANLTLCSKLKALDLYGNLLVGKIPVELGSLSYLTKLGLGLNNLTGSIPPSLGNLSSLTFLFLSINNLEGSIPDDLSKLASLEGFLIRENELSGTIPPSLYNLSSINALGVVDNRLHGNLPPNIGLTLPNLQNLYAVENQFTGPIPVSLSNASGLTLISLINNSFSGSVPMNFGSLKGLSKLLLYGNELGIGKARDLSFLDSLTNCTSLHWLDLSRNRLSGVLPDSIANLSTQLRKLILGDNSIFGSIPFGIQNLVGLQALSMGRNFLTGTIPIGVGKLNKLEELYLGRNQLSGQIPSSLGNISKLSVLSLVGNNLMGRIPSSLGNCAYMQFMYLDNNYFNSSLPKQVFSIISLIEVQVQNNFLTDMPYEAGDLKALGTLAVSNNKLSGKIPSWLGNCLSLEYLWLDGNFFQGSIPPAFSTLRGLQILDLSRNNLSGEIPKYLEKLALQNLNLSFNDFVGELPKQGVFGNASRVSVLGNSKLCGGIHELQYPPCSSQASKKRGISLASKVKFSVIGVVLCLISLSCFFTILYWVRKSRKKPSPLPSAEDPLVQVSYAELFKATDGFSSANLIGAGSFGAVYKGILDRVGTMAAVKVFNLQQQGALRSFMAECDALRNIRHRNLIKILTCCSSIDFKGNDFKALVYEYMPNGSLEKWLHGDGHDQLGRKLKFTQRLNIAIDVAFALDYLHNDCETSIIHRDLKPSNILLDDDMTAHVGDFGLARFLSEVAQTSSVGMKGSIGYIAPEYAMGSKASTQGDVYSYGILLLEMITGKGPTDDMFKDNLSLHHFAKLALPEQVMEIVDPQLLMEEAEVIQHNENHLGRRNRMHDCLLSMVKIGVLCSAESPRERMWMKDVVAEMHAIKDLYLVSGFTETNKLGYKY